Proteins encoded within one genomic window of Saccharopolyspora pogona:
- a CDS encoding helix-turn-helix domain-containing protein, translating to MPTPTVRRLQLGHELRHLREDAGCDLGEAGRAIGKAESTISRLESGQTGLKRQVLEQLVEFYASKVRVRVDRSFYLALAKGSEQRGRWTGYRAIYHKYARMMVDLEADASVINHYQCEFLPGLLQTSRYLQAMHAEAVPQVVENMDDVFQARAERQEIFTKPDPPDIGFVLSESALLNMVGTPDVMREQLDHVAKISDLSNVQLQVLPFGARIHPAVRGQSFMAFRIEAPGNSGPLEFVYLEEHHDGKYLDNREDVDLYNRLWSRLIGAALDPAASRDKVLEVAEGY from the coding sequence ATGCCGACACCAACAGTGCGTCGACTCCAGCTCGGGCACGAGCTGCGCCACCTACGCGAAGACGCTGGCTGCGACCTGGGCGAGGCTGGTCGTGCGATCGGCAAAGCGGAAAGCACGATTAGCCGCCTGGAGTCGGGCCAAACCGGCCTGAAACGCCAAGTCCTGGAACAGCTCGTCGAGTTCTACGCCAGCAAGGTCCGCGTCCGTGTTGACCGCAGCTTCTACCTGGCCCTGGCGAAGGGCAGCGAACAACGAGGTCGCTGGACGGGCTACCGAGCGATCTACCACAAGTACGCCCGCATGATGGTCGACCTCGAAGCCGACGCCTCGGTGATCAACCATTACCAGTGCGAGTTCCTGCCGGGGCTGCTGCAGACGTCCAGGTACCTGCAAGCGATGCATGCCGAAGCGGTGCCGCAGGTCGTCGAGAACATGGACGACGTGTTTCAGGCGCGAGCAGAACGTCAAGAGATCTTCACCAAGCCGGACCCGCCCGACATCGGTTTCGTGCTGTCCGAGTCTGCCCTTCTCAACATGGTTGGGACGCCAGATGTCATGCGGGAGCAGCTCGACCACGTAGCAAAGATCTCCGACCTTTCCAACGTGCAGCTCCAAGTCCTGCCGTTCGGAGCGCGGATTCATCCTGCTGTGCGTGGCCAGTCGTTCATGGCTTTTCGCATCGAAGCTCCGGGGAACTCCGGACCGCTGGAGTTCGTGTACCTGGAGGAGCACCACGACGGGAAATACCTTGACAACCGCGAGGACGTGGACCTGTACAACCGCCTGTGGTCGCGCTTGATCGGCGCGGCGCTCGATCCGGCGGCATCCAGGGATAAGGTGCTGGAAGTAGCCGAAGGCTACTGA
- a CDS encoding SAM-dependent methyltransferase — translation MAAVDRAKIDTSKPSMRGCTTLSLAARTIFEVDREVLREVQKIAPDGVQAGRQCRDWLIRVVRHLAGQAGIDQFLDLGSGLPSAENTHQEAQRINPEARVVYFDIDASVVAHGRALLVDNEHTHFELGDMRKPAEIHFLGGVARKR, via the coding sequence ATGGCAGCTGTTGACAGGGCGAAGATCGATACCTCCAAACCGAGCATGCGCGGGTGTACGACGCTTTCATTGGCGGCAAGGACAATTTTCGAGGTGGACCGCGAGGTGCTGCGCGAGGTCCAGAAGATCGCCCCGGACGGGGTGCAGGCCGGGCGGCAGTGCCGGGACTGGCTGATCCGCGTGGTCCGCCACCTCGCGGGGCAGGCCGGCATCGACCAGTTCCTCGACCTGGGCTCGGGCCTGCCGAGCGCGGAGAACACCCACCAGGAGGCGCAGCGCATCAACCCCGAGGCGCGAGTGGTCTACTTCGACATCGACGCGTCGGTCGTCGCGCACGGCCGGGCGCTGCTGGTCGACAACGAGCACACGCACTTCGAGCTCGGGGATATGCGGAAGCCGGCGGAGATCCACTTTCTCGGCGGGGTGGCCCGCAAGCGCTGA
- a CDS encoding LysR family transcriptional regulator: protein MRYDLDDLRLFLHVVTEGSITAGARRMHLSLPSASTRVRSLEGQAGVALLIRGRRGVRPTPAGTTLARHARDVLAQTARLESAVASYTRSATAPLTLLGGGSAMHRLVPRALVSFLRAHPDVDVTVSESRTPQTVRMLADGEADLGVVLDDETRDCGLHMEPLGDDSLVVIGQAGGILAGRSALTYSEVAEHPLVGLNADSSLRRWIEKHLVSHAPVVRYRTTVANLNVLVALAAAGVGLAVVPRPVLDPHQPLEVCELQDPWARRHHLLAWGVKDHAASTAVAALAEHLRHAALFDPVSRSTHADPIDRRPHHDG, encoded by the coding sequence ATGCGCTACGACCTGGACGACCTGCGGCTCTTTCTCCACGTCGTGACCGAGGGGTCGATCACGGCGGGTGCTCGCCGGATGCACCTGAGCCTGCCTTCGGCCAGCACCAGGGTGCGCTCGCTGGAAGGCCAGGCCGGCGTGGCACTGCTGATCCGCGGCCGGCGGGGCGTGCGGCCGACACCAGCCGGGACGACCCTGGCCCGCCACGCACGGGACGTGCTCGCCCAGACCGCGCGACTCGAAAGCGCCGTCGCGAGCTATACCCGGTCCGCCACCGCTCCGCTGACCCTGCTGGGCGGCGGCTCCGCGATGCACCGGCTCGTGCCGAGGGCCCTGGTCTCCTTCCTCCGAGCACATCCGGACGTCGACGTCACGGTGTCCGAGAGCCGCACCCCCCAGACCGTGCGGATGCTCGCCGACGGCGAGGCGGACCTCGGGGTGGTCCTCGACGACGAGACCCGCGACTGCGGCCTGCACATGGAGCCCCTCGGCGACGACTCCCTCGTCGTGATCGGCCAGGCCGGAGGAATCCTCGCCGGGCGGAGCGCGCTGACCTACAGCGAGGTCGCCGAGCACCCTCTCGTCGGGCTCAACGCCGATTCCTCGCTGCGCCGTTGGATCGAGAAGCACCTCGTGTCACACGCTCCGGTGGTGCGTTACCGCACCACCGTCGCCAATCTCAACGTCCTCGTCGCCCTCGCTGCCGCCGGAGTCGGACTCGCCGTCGTACCGCGTCCCGTCCTCGATCCCCACCAGCCACTCGAGGTGTGTGAACTGCAAGACCCCTGGGCTCGCCGCCACCATTTGCTGGCCTGGGGCGTCAAGGACCACGCCGCCTCGACGGCCGTCGCCGCACTCGCCGAACATCTGCGTCACGCCGCCCTCTTCGATCCTGTCTCCCGCAGCACGCACGCAGACCCCATCGACCGGCGTCCCCACCACGACGGCTGA